The following is a genomic window from Patagioenas fasciata isolate bPatFas1 chromosome 1, bPatFas1.hap1, whole genome shotgun sequence.
gtctctACTGGGGCAGGGGGCGATGGTGGAATAAGGAGAATGCTCTTCATGGGCGGTGATAAAAGGAGAATATCAGTAGGCATGACCACCCCCAGAGGAACGTTCTCCTTATTCCAGCATGGAAGAATGTTCATGCCAGGGAACAGCATTAAGGATAATGTTGCTGCAAAAGGAATTGGCGATGGGGCAACAAGGAGAATGTTACTGGGATAGATGGAGGGGGAGAATTGATGGAGAAAGAGTGACTGCTGCTTATGGGGAAGGGGTTTTGAAGGAAGGCCCTCTCTGTGTGAGAAGGCGTAACTATTATTAACCTGATCCTAAAGGACATCTTGGTCTTTTATTTAGGTGGCGCACCATACCATTTTTGGTGAAACAATctgaatcccaaaatgtccagtaagacAAGGATTGATGCAGAAGGAAGGCAATTTAACAATAGATGGGAGAGCAAATAGATATTTGTGTTTCAAGGAGGAAAACCAGCATGTCTTTCGTGTTATGAGACAGTGTTCCTGATAAAAGGGTACAATGCACATAACTGGGTGGCAAACACAAGGTCCACAGGTCAAatcctaaaattatattcagccctttgaaggcaactgtgaagttgatgtggcccttggtgaaaatgagtttgacacccctgccataGGAGCTGTAAATGGAAAAATAGAAGAGTGCATAGAAATTTTAGATAAACAGTGTTGAAAAGCATAACGAAATGGATGGACTTTTTTACAGTCACTgtctcactcctctctcttttGTTATACAAAAGCATTATCCAGACAAACAAATAAGCTCAAAAAATGCATATAATTAAGCAGCATAGCTGAAATAAAGATTATGGGAAAGCTCTCCCTCCTGCTCTGTCAATTGGCAATGTCAATACATGACTAATGATGCAATCTGATTTAATAttattaaaatagagaaaagaataTGCTTAGTTTTGTTGTCTTCTACACTGTTCACTACCACTATATGACGTAAGACATTttaaaagtgtgtgtgtatataatccTCCACATAGAACTTTCCAATAAACAAAACATCTCTCTCATAAAACATCTTTGCAATGAAATAGCTGTTGATTGGAAAGTTAAAAACGCAGCTAACGGAAACATTTATACAGTGGCATCCTCAAAACTTGTCAATTCTATTTAATAAACTGTTGTTGCCCTCTAGTGTTCAAACACAACTTGTAAATGTCCCTCCACAAAGATCCAGACTGGTCACCTAAACAATTCCCTGTTTGCTCTTAATCCAACAAGAcaaaggggaggggaagaaaataagTGTTTCAGTACACCTGCCTGGTGCATAATTCATTTACACAAGCATAACAAAGAATTTTTAATATAAGAACATATAAAGTTGTTTGTTTCACTCAGAAAGGCTACTCTGCTCGGCATCCTCACCAAATTAGTTGTGGTACCTGTGCACCTCCCTGCTTTACTTCTGCCATTCACTGTGTTGATATACATCACTGTTTGGGTTGGAGGGTGATGTTTCTGATGATATTAGCTAGATACGTGTCCAGTGCTACGAATGACCCTAAGATACATCTATCTGCCTTCTGTGGAATGTATCCGTACTGTGCTACGTCACATCAAGTAATACCGACCATCTCTCCCTCCAACAAATTAGTTACTACAGCAGAAACGCACAGTAAGGATTCAGAGGTTGTTCTCAGTACCTTTCCTGCAATAAGCTGCCGTGGTGGCATCAGCAGTGTAGAAGGCTTCTCACGACGTTGTAATTCTTTTGAGATAAAATTATAGCCAACCTCAGATCTGCACCTGCATTTTTACAGCCCAAACTGGACCTAGTATTTACCATTTTATTAACTTATCTCCCAGAAATATTGTTCCCCCTCCTCACGTTCCTTAAACAGAAACCTTTGAaaatagctattaaaaaaaaaaaacaacaaactgagGCTGCGGTTAAACAAAGTGCAGTCAACAGACAAGCTCATGAACTTGAGATacttttcttttgtaatttttttcacttttaatagGTTATCCAGAACGTTTCTCATTCAAGCATTGTCAGACTTAACCAATGTAGAAGACCAGCTGGTTTTGTATCTATAAAGAAATTTGCAGCCCCCATATAGTAAAAATTCAACTTCTTGACATGAGGAACACTGGCTTTTCTTCGATCTTtgaataatagaattttcagattattttctgcATAAAGTTATTGTTAGAGCCCTGAGGCCATTTTTGGATCATGCCTACTTTCCACTGCACTAAGCCCGACAGATCTAAGAACTTCTTGGACATGAGTCACGTTTCATACTTTGTAACAGAATTATTTCCCTGTATTCATGGAACACCCTTCCTTCTTGATGTTTGTCATTGATTATGCTGCCTGCCACACTTTTAAATCTAGCCTTTCATTCTAAAAACAGGTTTAGACTGTGCATGTGTGAGGGAAAACGTGAATAATATGAACTGCAAGCTGCGTAGCAAGCAGTAGATGCTCACGTGTACTCTCACTCATCTCTTGTTCCAGAATTGAGAAAACAAATGGAGCAGTTATGCTTATTCCCAGTCACATAAATATGACCCTAGAAGCAAAGAGGGTGTGCTTTGAGCGCTGATaagggctctgtgtgttcaggaGGGACAGCAAGTCCATCACTGTTGGAAGCAGCACTCTCAAGAGCCACCAGCCTGGTGAGGGACGTAGAACATCAGAAGCACAAACCTTGTCCATCTGCTCCTTGATTGCAGCTTGCTTTACTTTGATATGATAAAAACTCTTTCTCTCTGACACATACTGCAAAAAAACCAAGGTGCTACAGGTTGTGAACTCTTTGGAAAAGGCAAACTCAGATTTGCAGCATGTAGCTTTAAGGATAGCTTGTGatgtatgcagaaaaaaaccttaaagaTACATGTATATCCAGAAACTATAGGTAGCTAAGGAAAATTAAGCCAACTATGTTACATGTACTATAATTTTTGCTGTTTGTACCTAAAACCATTTGGATGCAAAGCTCTGCTGCTACATACTCCTTTAAGGCTACAAACAGAGTAAACAGGTTTGCCAGGCAGTCACCTAACACTAGGGCATGGCGGTGCAAATACCATCAAAAACACTAATGCACTGCACAGGTACTCAGTTTATTAGATGTACTTCTATTTCACTTGTCACAGTACAGATTAAGTTATTCAAATGCTTTTTCTCCTTAAGCATAAAACCTTCTTAGCTTAACTTGGATTTTAGTGTTTACTTTCTGGATTTAGTAATAAATCAAAAATTATAGACATTACAGTTCAGcgcaaaaaaaaagcagttccTTTCTCCACCAAAGCCATTCACCACTTTCCAGGTAGTGGCCAAAAAAGGGAATCCATCCTCTTCTGAGATTTCAATATCTACTGTTCCATTTCAGATTTGTCCTCTCAGAGATAAGAGATGCTCCTCATAATCTTATTCCCTCTCCCCATCATACATCAGCATACATTCCATTGATCAAGTAATCCAGCCTGGTATAATGCCTCTTCTGAAGGGACTCATGTATTTTCTTCCCTGTCAATGCAATAACTAGCAACAAGAATATCACCCCAAATATCAAAGCCGCTACAAGGCTGCTTTTTTCTCCCAGCTGAACAAGATCTTTCCCTCTCAGAAACCCCTTTGGCAGGTAGCCTTCTGAATCAGACAGGTCATAACCCTGAGGGTTGTTTTGGGAAGCTGTGGGGGAATCACTAGTAGACAGAGTGAAACCTGAAGAAGCAGGGAGGGTAACATGGTTGGTGTTGCTGGAAGAGACAACTGCTGGCTCAGGGGCGATGCCTGGAGTTCTTAGCCCTGATGCGGTGGTAGCAGGTCTGGAATTCATCACCCACTTGGTTGCGGAAGCAGAAGTTGTGGGCCTAGGAAGAGGAACATGAGTAGCAGCTATGCTGCTGGTAGGGATACCAGGTTTAGCTCTAGGGGCTGCAGTAGATGGTAGGAtagctgtggtggtggtggtgacagaAGTAGCTTTAGCAACACCAGTAGGCAGAGAGGCTGTAGATTCCAGTCTGCTCCTACTTGTGGGCAGAGGAGTAAGAGTAGTTCTGCTGGGTTTGAGACCACTGGACTGAGTGGTGGGGAACAAAGCAAAGGGGTTTCCAACTCGAACAGCGGAAGATGTATTTGACAGTAGATTAATTACTTTCTGCCCTGGGATAGGGTCTAAGCTCTCAGGTTGTTTTGCTCTTTGAGATTCAGGAAAAACTGTATGAAATTCACTGCTGTCTAAATGCTGGCCCAGGTGGTTCTGGAGTTCAGATGCCTGATGAAAGACAGACTGTTGCAAAGCAGCGGTATGATTCTGACGGCGAGTCTGACTGCGAGGAATAAAGGTTCCAGCTTCCGAAGACAAAGAAAACCCATTTGAAGAAAAGTCCTCACTTTTGAAGGATGTATCCTCTAGGGCATTGGTGTCtggaaacagaaaggaaatagaAGTATTCAATTattaaacctatttttttttttaccacagaCTGTATTTGTATTTCTTAGTATAAGAGCTATAAGGGGGCTCCAGAAAGTTATGAGTAATGAAACTGAGGCATCATGATCTTCCTTTCTTTAAAATACGTAGAGTGACTTCTAAATTCTGTCTGTGGCATAAGACCTGTCAGTCTCAAGCCTGAGCACATCAGATCCTGACTGCACCTTCTGACAGAATTTACCTGTGCAGAGCGATCACCCCAATCTGATGGTTCTACACTCATCTTGCATGCATGTAATGTTTATTTAGAGGTGAAAAGCAGAGTGAGTAGGCCCATTGCCTTCAAACCATCCTCAGCCTCTGTCAATTAAGTAGATATCATCAACTTCACTTTTATCAGATGTACACATTTCCACCTAGTAAAGATTATCATATACTCCCCTTTCTTGTAATATCCAAGCATCCTGTGGCTGCTTGGCAGAATTCAATTCACATACAAAAGTTGTCTTATGATACAAGGTGGCAATAATACACCCATTTTATAGGCTATGTTATACACGTACTGATTCGTAGGAGAGACCTGACCTCCTACTACTGTGCTAGAAGAAAGACACTGCTCCAAGAGTATCTGAGGTCTTTGCAGTGAAGACCTCCACAAGAAGCAGACCACACTTTGTAATTTCTCTAGAGGTAGATATGTATTCCTTGCAAAATGGGTGAGTGAATGGCATTTCATAGAATTTGGAAGCAGGGCAACAGCATTATGTGACAGAAATTCCCTACAAATAACAATCCTAGAAGCTACCTGATTATACAGAGAGAACTCAGGTGAGCATGAGTTCTTAGAAAGACTGGCTAATTATTCAGATctttatatgtatacatacataaatgttataattaaatttataatttaaaaatatatattatcatTCAGCTGCCACACAGAACATTTAAAAGAGAACATGATCTCAGGTAGTTCTGACTCTCACTCATCTCTTTTTTATAGAAACAAAAAGGTTTGTTAACTGCACTGGAActgaaacaaataacaaaaagtcCATGACATTTTCATTGTCACTTTTTTCTCACATAGGAACTCTTATCTAGAGAGGTGGATTTGTGCCAGTTTTATTATACAAAGAAATCTAATTGGCTGCTGTCTTAGTATGTATTTCCAAGCCTTATGACtccaaaagaaaactgaagtgcaaaaaaacccaccaaaaccaacaaataaaaaaatagtaatgCTTTAGACAAGAGCACAATAACCTCTTCACTTGAACCATAGACACCAATTTTAATCCTACCCTTCCGATCAGGCACCACCTTGTTATCAAAGTAAGATCCTAAATAGACATTATGGACTGCAACCACAAGGTCTGACTTAAAGCcatactgtgttttgttttgtttttttttagagaaTGGCTTTAAATAACAAAATGTTCAGTTATTACAGAATCAGAAACTGTATGGCAAAAGATGCCCGAGCTCTCGGCTGCTTCTGCAGCTTCTGGACACATTTCCACACCAGCAAGGAAACAGCCTGTCACCACCACAGAGTTAGTCCCCGACTCGCCTTTTCCCTGTTCCCGATGCCACCCCGCAGACGCGTTCAGACAAACAGTGGATGCCATGTGACAGCTCCAAAGCAGTTGCAGCACGCTGTGACATCTTCAGTTCCCTTGCCTGGGCAACAGCGAGAAAAGCACTGAGCATTCACGCAGCGTTCAAAGGACGGGCAAAGGGAGCACAAGGAGGCAATGTGATGATTCCCATGCGGGAGTTAAGTATCGCTGCTACTCCACAGCGCTCAGATTAATTAACTGCCTGCGTTAACTAACTGTACTTCACATTTTCAGCATCAGACATTGCCTAGACAGTACTTGTCTCTGTTTTATCCTACAAGCTCCCAAATGCAACCGTGCAAAACTGTCATGTGCAAAGCACAGCTGGTATACAAGGACAGATATGCTTGTTGGTAAGAAAGAGCAAGGGCACTACACAAGTCAACctttaaaaagagattaaaaataacAAAGTGGTCCTGCTGATATCTCAAATCCAATAAGCTGCATTAGTAACCAAACTTCAGGTTGCCACTtaaaaaccaacctaaacaccgcCTGAACGTATTACTTTGCTAGAACCCTGGGTATCTTAGTGAGGAGGAAAAGGCAAATGCCACAAAAGTACCCAAAGGGCAGAAATCAGAaaagttatttctttttcagCAATAGTTCTTTGCAACTGCAACCAGGAAATGTTTTACTGCCAAACCACAGGTTGTTTCCCTTGGTTTGTGGCCACAAcaatacttaaaaaaaccaaacagagtaCCAAAATTTCCCTACTAACCTCACATCAGTATTTTAAGTTGCTTTATTACCAATAAAGTATCTTTCCCCCTTTTAGTTTGATTTTCAATGTAACCACATGTTGATTCTCATATGAAAAAGCAAAGCTCTAAATGTTTGTCAGTACCAACGCCGCTCAGGAGCTACCTCTGAGAGCTTATCAGGAACATAAGGTAAATAGCATAATCTTTCCATAACTCAATGTTCACAGAAGctaaaaaatgcaaaatgagaAACAGATGATATATGTTAACTGAGCATTACACTACATGCAGGACGAAAGCAGAAGCATGATTACATTTCCTGTTTCTTTGTTTGCATCCCCTATATTCTTCTAGGGagaaagagctggaaaaaaaGAGTAGTTGTAATGATAATTTTACAGGCATGCAATTCATTTGTTGTATACTGCTTTTGCCCAATTCCTGTGTGATTGTGCTTGCACAAAAATATTTAGTAACATTAACTGAATAATCTTTCTATATATCGTGCTGTTGCTTCTTGCATAGTTTCTCTTAGAAAGTTCTCCTTTTCAGCAAAAGTTCAGTTTTTGGAAATATGAAATTCCTGCTCTCTCAAGCAGCCACACTGACACCACCTTGTGACCTCTTGGCAGGACGACAGTCTAATTATCAGTTCCTTATCTGAGGTGTTCAAACGGGTCTGGCGCAAGTCACCATAAGTCAACAAGTAAGATTTGCTATTAAAAATTCCACAGCACATGACAGATCATGAGAAATTTCTGAACGTGCAGCCCACAATGCATAAAGCTTTGAGTTTCATCAGTTTGCATCTGTGCTTCAGGTTCCCCAACTGACAGCAGAAAACAGTGTTTGCTATTGCCAGTTACTCAGCAACATCACAGCTACACTCCAAGGCTTGCCCAACATTTGCTCTATGTTTCTGCTTGTGTGCGTGGGAAGGGGGTATTCATCAGTGTAGCATGGATCCTTTGAATACGCAGACAACTATGAGGGtattgtattttcattgctttcacTAATACTCTTCAACATCACAAACAAGAAATTTTCCTTATTGAATTTATCAAGATggaagcagctttttttttttaagcaagggaAAAATATGAGGAGTTCTGAATCTAATGTGAAGGAGTTTCATAAGTCGGGATGCCATTTCAACCAGGAAGCTGGGCTCATGCAGGAGCTCACCGCACGCCTGCCCATCCATTCCCCACAAAGCAAAAGAGCAGCATTTTCAAATTTGAACACTCAGCTTAGAACATTTTACTAAAAACGTAAGCCCCAAACATTTTCTGGTCACTACTGAAAAGCCACAGGTGCACAAGTCATCTAGTGTGGGATCAGTGGCTCCTATTATTTACCTCTAGTTATCTTGTAGCTCACAAAGCCTGCCGCAGGTTTCATTGGACAAGCCTCTGTGCTAGGACAGTAAAACAGGTAGCAGTTTGGATGTGCGCTTGTCCTTCGAGCATCAAAAATCATCAAATTGCACTTCTTGTCTCCTGCAAAACATGATATATACAAATTTCAGCAATATGAATTTTTATACTGTCTTGATAATAAGCTCTGGTCTGCTAAATTAGTTTTCCCTCGTGTAAGTAAGAGGGAAACTACTAACATAAAACATTCCTACAGGAAAAACAGCCCAGGACTGCAGAAGAATGGCCGAGGGCCAGTATACGAAAGGTCACACCTTCCTCTTCCTGTACAGATGAACTTGGGGAAATGAGCACAATCCCTCATCCTCCCCTCACCCACACTGCACTGGCTCCACTTTATATGATGGTTTTTGGCTTATAAATACTGATAAACCTGAGAACCTCTTTGACATACTCATGGGAAAGGAAATTATTTATACACTTTTTCCTGTCACAGCCCAGGAATGTAATGGCTTATTGCTTCTTGGTGGGGAGACTTTTACCCCGTCATTTCTACTTTTTGCTGTACCTCCTGCTGCTGCGAGAGTTTGACGAAAACCAACAATCTCAGAGAAGGAAAAGTACTCTCATTTTTGGCTAAAATTAAATGCAGCACAAAATATTAGTTACTTTGTAGCACGCCTACTAAATACAGCTTGGGTACCTTGGACTTTGAGGGTCTGAGGTGTTTTAACACCTAAAATTAGCACTGTTTCTTTACTGCAATTATTTTCCTGAACACTCTGAGGTCTTGCATTGAGATCTAACATCACGCTTGGTAAAACAAGATAGCAGCCACAAGCTGCTGCAAGTTCAAAAGTAATTTCCCAAGTGGTCATACACAGTaacagaaaagaccaaagaggagCCAGTTACCTGAGAGCTTTTCCCCCGAGCAGCAAACACGAATGCAAGCTTCTGGGCTTGGGGCGTACACCGGCTCTGCGCCCCGGATGCCTTTGGGCAGTGACAAGTTTATATCGATGATggtattttccattttctccGCGGAGCACTCTTGACCCAGGGACGGTCCGGCCATCACGCAGGTGACCGCCAGCAAGCAAACCGGCCACCGCCAGCTGGCAGGAGACATGGTCCCTCGGGTGGACCTTTCGCGGGGTTGGGGTTACGCCGGCTCCGGGGCGCCCCTCACCACGGACCCTCCTCGGCCGGGAACCGGAGTTGGCAGCGAGCGTCCCGGAGCGCAGGTAGCCGGGGAAGCCGCCGCCGAGATGCCGCTTCTGGTCCCGGGGTGCGGATGCGTTTCTGGGGGTATCTTCGGGCCGTCCCCCCACCCAACCGCCCGGTGGCGGGAAGGAAGCAGCAGACCCGGGCTGGGCTCCGCTCCGCGGGCGGGACTGTAGCGCCGGGGAACGGCGGGTGGCCCGGCCCGCCGGCACGTCCGGAAGGAGGGgccgcgggggaggcgggccgGGGCCCGCACTCTTGCCCGCCCTCCTGCCCGCCAGGTGGTGCCGCGGTGGTGCCCCAGCGGTGCCCCAGCTCCTCCAGCGGCTCACCAGCCTCAGAGGCTCGTCCAGAGCATCAGGTGCAAAGGACAGATCAACTGGTGAAACTCCTCAGGAGGAGGCGGTGGTGGCGATGGTGGCGGTGATGGGTTTTTCCCGCAGCCTAGCCCGTCCCTTCTGCGACTGAGATCTGCTTTTTGAGGCTGTAATGGAAAGCCATTAATTATGCATATCCTGGTCTAAATGGACATGTGCATATTTCGATGCATGCGTAAGCATCTCTTTGCTACCTGAGTAATCCTGTTCAAACCACAGCAGAGCACAGGGTGTTTGCTGAACAGGAATTCTACTgaaggagggggttggtctcttctcccaagtaacaagtgataggacaataggaaatggcctcaaattgctccaggggaggtttagtttggatattaggaaaaaattcttcatggaaagggttgtcaggcactggaacaggctgcccaggaagtggtggagtcaccatccctggaggtgtttaaaaggcatttagacaaagttcttagggacatggttcagtgctagagttaggttatgattagACACGAtcatcctgagggtctcctccaattgaaatgattctctgattctactgGCAGCATGGACTGGCGGGTTAGCCATTCTTTCTTCAACAGCCTTAGTGCCATTTCTTACTTAAGTAACATTTTTACTtagaaatttttaatttttttttttttttttggggggggcactATTTCAGAGTAAAAGTGGCTGAGAGTGTAAGGAGTGCAAGGAAAGAAGggattttaaaatatatgggtttttttgcccaggTCTCTCATTCTGCATCATACTTGAAATCATACAGTCGTCTGtaaataaaagacattttatttttagggGTGAAAGTATACCAAAGGACAGGTTATTTTACATACTGTAATGGTTAGAGTAGAATAATGAAAATAGGGAGTCTGGTTGTGTCTCTGGCAAACACTTGCCATTTACTTTAATGAAATAAACTTAAATTGAGG
Proteins encoded in this region:
- the MANSC1 gene encoding MANSC domain-containing protein 1, with product MSPASWRWPVCLLAVTCVMAGPSLGQECSAEKMENTIIDINLSLPKGIRGAEPVYAPSPEACIRVCCSGEKLSGDKKCNLMIFDARRTSAHPNCYLFYCPSTEACPMKPAAGFVSYKITRDTNALEDTSFKSEDFSSNGFSLSSEAGTFIPRSQTRRQNHTAALQQSVFHQASELQNHLGQHLDSSEFHTVFPESQRAKQPESLDPIPGQKVINLLSNTSSAVRVGNPFALFPTTQSSGLKPSRTTLTPLPTSRSRLESTASLPTGVAKATSVTTTTTAILPSTAAPRAKPGIPTSSIAATHVPLPRPTTSASATKWVMNSRPATTASGLRTPGIAPEPAVVSSSNTNHVTLPASSGFTLSTSDSPTASQNNPQGYDLSDSEGYLPKGFLRGKDLVQLGEKSSLVAALIFGVIFLLLVIALTGKKIHESLQKRHYTRLDYLINGMYADV